One window of Vitis riparia cultivar Riparia Gloire de Montpellier isolate 1030 chromosome 5, EGFV_Vit.rip_1.0, whole genome shotgun sequence genomic DNA carries:
- the LOC117913872 gene encoding protein DMP2-like: MGGTSKSSESGKSTQPSITDRTFTGVGNLIKLLPTGTVFLFQFLNPVLTNNGHCHTINKYLTGILLGVCGFSCCFSSFTDSYFGSDGMTHYGVATKNGLWPSSASESVNLSAYKLRVGDFVHAFLSLTVFAVVALLDSNTVDCFYPSFESTEKLLLMVLPPVIGAISSTVFMVFPNKRHGIGYPASQTPHES, from the coding sequence ATGGGTGGAACAAGCAAATCTTCAGAGTCTGGGAAAAGCACCCAGCCATCCATTACAGACAGAACATTCACAGGAGTAGGCAACCTCATCAAGCTCCTTCCTACTGGGACTGTGTTCTTGTTCCAGTTCCTCAACCCTGTGCTGACCAACAATGGTCATTGCCACACCATTAACAAGTACTTAACAGGGATTCTCCTAGGAGTTTGTGGCTTCTCTTGTTGTTTCTCTTCTTTCACTGACAGTTACTTTGGCAGTGATGGAATGACTCACTATGGGGTGGCAACAAAGAATGGTCTTTGGCCATCTTCTGCTTCTGAGTCAGTGAACTTATCAGCATATAAGCTGAGGGTGGGGGACTTTGTTCATGCTTTCCTCTCATTGACTGTGTTTGCTGTGGTGGCCCTTTTGGACTCTAACACAGTGGACTGCTTCTATCCATCTTTTGAATCAACTGAGAAGCTTTTGCTTATGGTCTTACCTCCTGTTATTGGTGCTATTTCAAGTACAGTGTTCATGGTGTTCCCTAACAAGCGCCATGGGATCGGCTATCCTGCAAGTCAGACTCCACATGAGTCCTAG
- the LOC117913871 gene encoding uncharacterized protein LOC117913871: protein MQSLNSEEDSLTNRLAYMLSILHRKLQRICARLRWLMWRRPKPKVVIRRFGKLMKRQPKGVPGSSKSAIHLNSQLGRSISGKPIRIATFNAAMFCLAPAVPKPEKSVVFCQEEEDYLRFKSHMKIDTWAKSENYRPKSILKQSPLHSTPNTPDHLSQQKLTRSRLKVSINLPDNEISLANSKLLSFWESEKEGSSSNGRNYRYKVPMRSPVCYPSSMSDYPIGEGLSSRRSILEVLKEVNADILALQDVKAEEEKGMKPLSDLAGALGMKYVFAESWAPEFGNAILSKWPIKRWKAQKIIDGEDFRNVLKATIDVPWAGEVNFHCTQLDHLDENWRMKQTNAIIQSSDCPHILAGGLNSLNGSDYSRERWMDIIKYYEEIGKPTPKVDVMEFLKGKEYVDAKNFAGECEPVVIIAKGQNVQGTCKYGTRVDYILASQDSPYKFVPRSYSVISSKGTSDHHVVKVDIVKVDENAEENFIRRLRKPKQKIVKMRNPCSSRGIWHI, encoded by the exons ATGCAATCACTCAATAGTGAAGAAGATTCTCTCACCAACAGATTGGCTTACATGTTAAGTATTCTCCATAGGAAACTGCAACGCATCTGTGCAAGGTTACGGTGGCTGATGTGGAGGCGTCCAAAGCCCAAAGTTGTCATCAGGAGGTTTGGAAAGTTAATGAAACGCCAGCCTAAAGGGGTGCCCGGCTCCAGTAAATCTGCTATTCATCTCAACAGTCAACTGGGTCGTTCCATCTCTGGAAAGCCAATACGAATTGCCACATTTAATGCTGCCATGTTCTGCCTTGCACCAGCTGTTCCAAAGCCTGAGAAGTCAGTTGTGTTTTGTCAGGAAGAGGAGGATTATTTGAGGTTCAAGAGTCATATGAAGATTGATACTTGGGCAAAATCTGAAAATTATCGTCCAAAGAGTATACTAAAGCAATCTCCTTTGCATTCCACCCCAAATACTCCTGATCATCTCTCCCAGCAGAAGCTCACAAGATCAAGACTGAAGGTTTCAATTAATCTCCCTGACAATGAGATATCATTAGCAAATAGCAAATTGCTTAGTTTTTGGGAAAGTGAAAAAGAGGGGTCGTCAAGTAATGGTAGAAATTATAGGTACAAAGTTCCAATGAGGTCCCCTGTGTGCTATCCCTCTAGTATGAGTGACTATCCTATTGGTGAGGGATTGAGCAGCAGGAGAAGCATTCTTGAAGTACTTAAAGAGGTTAATGCTGATATCTTGGCTCTGCAAGATGTCAAGGCTGAGGAAGAAAAAGGCATGAAACCTCTTTCTGATCTAGCTGGTGCTCTAGGTATGAAATATGTGTTTGCTGAGAGCTGGGCTCCAGAGTTTGGGAATGCTATACTGTCTAAATGGCCAATTAAGAGGTGGAAAGCTCAAAAAATCATTGATGGTGAAGATTTCAG GAATGTCTTAAAGGCTACCATTGATGTGCCATGGGCAGGGGAAGTAAACTTCCATTGCACCCAACTTGACCATCTGGATGAGAACTGGAGGATGAAGCAAACAAATGCAATAATCCAATCAAGTGATTGCCCCCACATTTTGGCTGGAGGTCTCAACTCACTTAATGGATCAGATTACTCAAGAGAGAGATGGATGGATATCATCAAG TACTATGAGGAGATAGGAAAGCCTACACCAAAGGTTGATGTAATGGAGTTTCTGAAGGGAAAAGAGTATGTTGATGCAAAGAACTTTGCAGGGGAATGTGAGCCTGTTGTCATTATTGCCAAAGGCCAAA ATGTTCAAGGGACATGCAAGTATGGGACGCGGGTGGATTACATTCTGGCTTCACAGGACTCACCATACAAGTTTGTTCCCAGGTCATACTCTGTCATCTCATCCAAAGGTACTTCTGATCATCACGTAGTTAAGGTCGATATTGTAAAAGTTGATGAGAACGCTGAAGAGAACTTCATCAGGCGACTCCGGAAACCAAAACAAAAGATTGTGAAGATGAGAAACCCTTGTTCCTCAAGAGGCATATGGcatatataa
- the LOC117914567 gene encoding putative TrmH family tRNA/rRNA methyltransferase isoform X1: MVVESYVVVHNIAKRHNVGTLARSASALGVSELILVGRRDFNSFGSHGSTSHLLFRHFHSLLDARHFLKEKDCDICGVEITDNAVAVNQHPFKRSTAFLLGNEGTGLSVKECEICDFFVYIPQYGGGTASLNVTVAASIVLHHFGVWAGFSERIRDGNKFVVAERPAQQMRRNYCTETADSIIEERKIRRQNASNGFFDESGSGESPSNLLDALFGD; the protein is encoded by the exons ATGGTGGTGGAGAGCTACGTGGTGGTACATAACATAGCCAAAAGGCATAATGTAGGTACCCTGGCACGAAGCGCCTCGGCGTTGGGTGTATCGGAACTCATACTGGTGGGCCGCAGGGACTTCAACTCCTTTGGAAGCCATGGCTCCACTTCGCACCTTCTCTTTCGCCACTTTCACTCCCTCCTCGACGCTCGCCACTTCCTCAAA GAAAAAGATTGCGATATTTGTGGCGTGGAGATCACTGACAACGCGGTGGCTGTGAATCAACACCCTTTCAAGAGGAGCACAGCGTTCCTTCTTGGCAATGAG GGAACTGGTCTTTCAGTGAAGGAGTGTGAAATATGTGacttttttgtttatattccGCAGTATGGGGGCGGCACTGCATCCTTGAATGTTACTGTAGCAGCTTCCATTGTCCTGCATCATTTCGGAG TTTGGGCAGGTTTTTCTGAGAGAATTCGTGATGGAAACAAGTTTGTTGTGGCTGAGAGACCTGCACAACAAATGAGACGTAATTACTGCACAGAAACAGCAGATTCTATCATTGAGGAGCGAAAAATTAGAAGACAAAATGCTTCTAATGGATTTTTTGATGAGAGTGGAAGTGGAGAATCACCTTCTAATCTTCTGGATGCACTGTTTGGTGATTAA
- the LOC117914567 gene encoding uncharacterized protein LOC117914567 isoform X2 — MVVESYVVVHNIAKRHNVGTLARSASALGVSELILVGRRDFNSFGSHGSTSHLLFRHFHSLLDARHFLKEKDCDICGVEITDNAVAVNQHPFKRSTAFLLGNEYGGGTASLNVTVAASIVLHHFGVWAGFSERIRDGNKFVVAERPAQQMRRNYCTETADSIIEERKIRRQNASNGFFDESGSGESPSNLLDALFGD, encoded by the exons ATGGTGGTGGAGAGCTACGTGGTGGTACATAACATAGCCAAAAGGCATAATGTAGGTACCCTGGCACGAAGCGCCTCGGCGTTGGGTGTATCGGAACTCATACTGGTGGGCCGCAGGGACTTCAACTCCTTTGGAAGCCATGGCTCCACTTCGCACCTTCTCTTTCGCCACTTTCACTCCCTCCTCGACGCTCGCCACTTCCTCAAA GAAAAAGATTGCGATATTTGTGGCGTGGAGATCACTGACAACGCGGTGGCTGTGAATCAACACCCTTTCAAGAGGAGCACAGCGTTCCTTCTTGGCAATGAG TATGGGGGCGGCACTGCATCCTTGAATGTTACTGTAGCAGCTTCCATTGTCCTGCATCATTTCGGAG TTTGGGCAGGTTTTTCTGAGAGAATTCGTGATGGAAACAAGTTTGTTGTGGCTGAGAGACCTGCACAACAAATGAGACGTAATTACTGCACAGAAACAGCAGATTCTATCATTGAGGAGCGAAAAATTAGAAGACAAAATGCTTCTAATGGATTTTTTGATGAGAGTGGAAGTGGAGAATCACCTTCTAATCTTCTGGATGCACTGTTTGGTGATTAA
- the LOC117914566 gene encoding pyruvate, phosphate dikinase, chloroplastic isoform X2, with translation MASQRVFTFGKGRSEGNKGMKSLLGGKGANLAEMASIGLSVPPGLTISTEACQEYQQNGKKLPEGLWEEILEGLESVEKDMGAFLGDPSKPLLLSVRSGAAVSMPGMMDTVLNLGLNDEVVAGLAAKSGERFAYDSYRRFLDMFGDVVMGIPHSSFEEKLAKLKDTKGVNSDTDLTAAHLKELVEMYKNVYLEAKGERFPSDPKKQLELAVKAVFDSWDSPRAIKYRSINQITGLKGTAVNIQCMVFGNMGNTSGTGVLFTRNPSTGEKKLYGEFLLNAQGEDVVAGIRTPEDLDTMKNCMPEAYKELVENCEILERHYKDMMDIEFTVQENRLWMLQCRSGKRTGKGAVKIAVDLVNEGLIDTRTAIKMVEPQHLDQLLHPQFEAPATYKEKVVATGLPASPGAAVGQVVFSAEDAEAWHAQGKSVILVRTETSPEDIGGMHAAVGILTARGGMTSHAAVVARGWGKCCVSGCSDIRVNDTEKVVVVGDKVIKEDDWISLNGSTGEVILGKQALAPPALSGDLETFMSWADQIRHLKVMANADTPDDALTARNNGAQGIGLCRTEHMFFASDERIKAVRKMIMAATHQQRKAALDLLLPYQRSDFEGIFRAMDGLPVTIRLLDPPLHEFLPEGDLDHIVGELTAETGMTEDEVFSRIEKLSEVNPMLGFRGCRLGVSYPELTEMQARAIFQAAVSMSSQGVKVFPEIMVPLVGTPQELGHQASLIRSVAKRVFSEMGLTLSYKVGTMIEIPRAALVADEIAKEAEFFSFGTNDLTQMTFGYSRDDVGKFLPIYLSEGIIQHDPFEVLDQKGVGQLIKMATERGRAARPSLKVGICGEHGGEPSSVAFFAEAGLDYVSCSPFRVPIARLAAAQVAA, from the exons ATGGCGTCTCAG CGGGTATTCACTTTTGGCAAAGGAAGGAGTGAGGGCAACAAGGGCATGAAGTCCTTG TTGGGAGGGAAAGGAGCCAACCTTGCAGAGATGGCGAGCATTGGGTTATCTGTGCCGCCTGGTCTCACCATATCAACGGAAGCATGCCAGGAGTATCAGCAGAATGGGAAGAAACTACCAGAGGGCCTGTGGGAGGAGATATTAGAAGGGTTGGAGAGTGTGGAGAAGGATATGGGAGctttccttggtgacccttccAAGCCCCTCCTCCTCTCTGTTCGCTCTGGTGCTGCG GTTTCCATGCCTGGAATGATGGACACTGTCCTCAACCTTGGACTAAACGATGAAGTAGTTGCTGGTTTAGCTGCAAAAAGTGGAGAGCGCTTTGCTTATGACTCATACAGACGATTTCTAGACATGTTTGGAGATGTT GTAATGGGCATTCCACATTCATCATTTGAGGAGAAGTTAGCAAAATTGAAGGACACCAAAGGAGTTAATAGTGATACTGATCTGACAGCTGCACATCTCAAAGAGCTGGTGGAAATGTATAAGAATGTCTACCTTGAAGCTAAGGGTGAAAGGTTTCCTTCGG ATCCAAAAAAGCAATTAGAGTTAGCAGTCAAAGCTGTTTTTGATTCTTGGGACAGTCCAAGGGCAATTAAATATCGGAGCATCAACCAGATAACTGGGTTAAAGGGGACTGCAGTGAACATTCAGTGCATGGTGTTTGGGAACATGGGAAATACTTCGGGTACTGGTGTTCTATTCACTAGAAATCCAAGCACCGGTGAAAAGAAGCTGTATGGGGAGTTTTTGCTCAATGCTCAG GGAGAGGATGTAGTTGCTGGAATTAGAACACCAGAGGATTTAGACACCATGAAAAATTGCATGCCTGAAGCCTACAAGGAGCTTGTGGAGAACTGCGAAATTCTAGAGCGACATTACAAAGACATGATG GATATCGAATTCACTGTTCAAGAAAATAGGCTATGGATGTTGCAGTGCCGGTCTGGAAAGCGGACTGGTAAAGGGGCAGTGAAGATTGCCGTGGATTTGGTCAATGAAGGGCTTATTGATACTCGCACTGCCATCAAGATGGTAGAGCCACAGCACCTCGACCAACTTCTCCATCCACAA TTTGAGGCTCCAGCTACATACAAAGAAAAGGTAGTTGCCACAGGGCTACCGGCATCTCCTGGAGCGGCTGTAGGGCAGGTTGTGTTCAGTGCTGAGGATGCTGAAGCATGGCATGCACAAGGAAAGAGTGTCATCTTG GTAAGGACAGAGACCAGCCCAGAGGATATTGGGGGCATGCATGCTGCTGTAGGGATCTTGACAGCCAGGGGTGGCATGACATCTCATGCAGCTGTTGTAGCCCGTGGGTGGGGAAAGTGTTGTGTTTCTGGCTGCTCTGACATCCGTGTAAATGACACTGAGAAG GTAGTTGTAGTTGGAGACAAAGTGATCAAAGAAGACGACTGGATTTCACTCAATGGGTCTACAGGTGAAGTGATCTTGGGAAAACAGGCACTTGCTCCACCGGCTCTGAGCGGTGATTTGGAGACCTTCATGTCTTGGGCTGATCAGATAAGGCATCTCAAG GTTATGGCGAATGCTGATACACCTGATGATGCTCTAACAGCAAGAAATAATGGTGCCCAAGGAATTGGACTTTGTAGGACAGAACACATG TTCTTTGCTTCAGATGAGAGGATAAAGGCAGTGAGAAAGATGATAATGGCAGCTACACATCAACAGAGGAAGGCAGCTTTAGACCTCTTATTGCCTTATCAAAGATCTGACTTTGAAGGCATATTCCGTGCAATGGATG GTCTACCTGTGACAATCAGACTGCTGGACCCTCCACTACATGAATTCCTTCCAGAAGGTGACCTAGACCATATTGTTGGTGAATTAACTGCAGAGACAGGCATGACTGAAGATGAAGTTTTCTCAAGGATTGAGAAATTATCAGAAGTAAATCCCATGCTTGGTTTCCGAGGCTGCAG GTTAGGGGTATCATACCCGGAACTAACTGAAATGCAGGCCCGAGCAATCTTTCAGGCTGCTGTCTCTATGAGCAGCCAGGGTGTTAAAGTTTTTCCAGAGATCATGGTTCCCCTTGTTGGAACACCTCAG GAACTAGGACACCAAGCGAGTTTAATACGTAGTGTTGCAAAACGTGTGTTTTCTGAGATGGGGTTGACCTTGAGCTATAAGGTGGGAACCATGATTGAGATTCCTAGGGCTGCTCTGGTTGCAGATGAG ATTGCGAAGGAAGCAGAATTCTTCTCCTTTGGGACTAATGACCTCACACAAATGACCTTTGGGTACAGTAGAGATGATGTTGGCAAGTTTCTCCCAATATACCTATCCGAAGGCATTATCCAACATGATCCATTTGAG GTACTTGATCAAAAAGGTGTAGGCCAACTCATCAAGATGGCCACAGAAAGAGGCCGTGCAGCTAGGCCTAGCTTGAAG GTTGGAATATGCGGGGAGCATGGTGGGGAGCCTTCCTCTGTTGCATTTTTTGCCGAGGCTGGATTAGACTATGTTTCTTGTTCTCCCTTCAG GGTTCCTATTGCTAGGCTAGCAGCAGCTCAAGTTGCTGCATAA
- the LOC117914566 gene encoding pyruvate, phosphate dikinase, chloroplastic isoform X1: MMMRSSSDVHSQTLFNGKYVNQIDLLRDNRPPSLRLSRCGRRVRLTRCQDSSSAFKPKRREPPLGSLSRAQAILTPVSDTTPTTKKRVFTFGKGRSEGNKGMKSLLGGKGANLAEMASIGLSVPPGLTISTEACQEYQQNGKKLPEGLWEEILEGLESVEKDMGAFLGDPSKPLLLSVRSGAAVSMPGMMDTVLNLGLNDEVVAGLAAKSGERFAYDSYRRFLDMFGDVVMGIPHSSFEEKLAKLKDTKGVNSDTDLTAAHLKELVEMYKNVYLEAKGERFPSDPKKQLELAVKAVFDSWDSPRAIKYRSINQITGLKGTAVNIQCMVFGNMGNTSGTGVLFTRNPSTGEKKLYGEFLLNAQGEDVVAGIRTPEDLDTMKNCMPEAYKELVENCEILERHYKDMMDIEFTVQENRLWMLQCRSGKRTGKGAVKIAVDLVNEGLIDTRTAIKMVEPQHLDQLLHPQFEAPATYKEKVVATGLPASPGAAVGQVVFSAEDAEAWHAQGKSVILVRTETSPEDIGGMHAAVGILTARGGMTSHAAVVARGWGKCCVSGCSDIRVNDTEKVVVVGDKVIKEDDWISLNGSTGEVILGKQALAPPALSGDLETFMSWADQIRHLKVMANADTPDDALTARNNGAQGIGLCRTEHMFFASDERIKAVRKMIMAATHQQRKAALDLLLPYQRSDFEGIFRAMDGLPVTIRLLDPPLHEFLPEGDLDHIVGELTAETGMTEDEVFSRIEKLSEVNPMLGFRGCRLGVSYPELTEMQARAIFQAAVSMSSQGVKVFPEIMVPLVGTPQELGHQASLIRSVAKRVFSEMGLTLSYKVGTMIEIPRAALVADEIAKEAEFFSFGTNDLTQMTFGYSRDDVGKFLPIYLSEGIIQHDPFEVLDQKGVGQLIKMATERGRAARPSLKVGICGEHGGEPSSVAFFAEAGLDYVSCSPFRVPIARLAAAQVAA, from the exons ATGATGATGAGGAGCAGTTCAGATGTTCATTCTCAGACGCTCTTCAATGGCAAGTACGTTAATCAGATTGATCTTCTCCGAGACAATCGTCCTCCCTCGCTCCGGTTGAGCCGGTGTGGTCGTCGAGTTCGGCTCACTCGCTGTCAGGACTCAAGCAGCGCGTTCAAGCCCAAAAGGCGGGAGCCGCCGCTGGGAAGCCTATCCCGAGCGCAAGCCATCCTCACGCCGGTCTCAGACACTACTCCCACCACTAAGAAG CGGGTATTCACTTTTGGCAAAGGAAGGAGTGAGGGCAACAAGGGCATGAAGTCCTTG TTGGGAGGGAAAGGAGCCAACCTTGCAGAGATGGCGAGCATTGGGTTATCTGTGCCGCCTGGTCTCACCATATCAACGGAAGCATGCCAGGAGTATCAGCAGAATGGGAAGAAACTACCAGAGGGCCTGTGGGAGGAGATATTAGAAGGGTTGGAGAGTGTGGAGAAGGATATGGGAGctttccttggtgacccttccAAGCCCCTCCTCCTCTCTGTTCGCTCTGGTGCTGCG GTTTCCATGCCTGGAATGATGGACACTGTCCTCAACCTTGGACTAAACGATGAAGTAGTTGCTGGTTTAGCTGCAAAAAGTGGAGAGCGCTTTGCTTATGACTCATACAGACGATTTCTAGACATGTTTGGAGATGTT GTAATGGGCATTCCACATTCATCATTTGAGGAGAAGTTAGCAAAATTGAAGGACACCAAAGGAGTTAATAGTGATACTGATCTGACAGCTGCACATCTCAAAGAGCTGGTGGAAATGTATAAGAATGTCTACCTTGAAGCTAAGGGTGAAAGGTTTCCTTCGG ATCCAAAAAAGCAATTAGAGTTAGCAGTCAAAGCTGTTTTTGATTCTTGGGACAGTCCAAGGGCAATTAAATATCGGAGCATCAACCAGATAACTGGGTTAAAGGGGACTGCAGTGAACATTCAGTGCATGGTGTTTGGGAACATGGGAAATACTTCGGGTACTGGTGTTCTATTCACTAGAAATCCAAGCACCGGTGAAAAGAAGCTGTATGGGGAGTTTTTGCTCAATGCTCAG GGAGAGGATGTAGTTGCTGGAATTAGAACACCAGAGGATTTAGACACCATGAAAAATTGCATGCCTGAAGCCTACAAGGAGCTTGTGGAGAACTGCGAAATTCTAGAGCGACATTACAAAGACATGATG GATATCGAATTCACTGTTCAAGAAAATAGGCTATGGATGTTGCAGTGCCGGTCTGGAAAGCGGACTGGTAAAGGGGCAGTGAAGATTGCCGTGGATTTGGTCAATGAAGGGCTTATTGATACTCGCACTGCCATCAAGATGGTAGAGCCACAGCACCTCGACCAACTTCTCCATCCACAA TTTGAGGCTCCAGCTACATACAAAGAAAAGGTAGTTGCCACAGGGCTACCGGCATCTCCTGGAGCGGCTGTAGGGCAGGTTGTGTTCAGTGCTGAGGATGCTGAAGCATGGCATGCACAAGGAAAGAGTGTCATCTTG GTAAGGACAGAGACCAGCCCAGAGGATATTGGGGGCATGCATGCTGCTGTAGGGATCTTGACAGCCAGGGGTGGCATGACATCTCATGCAGCTGTTGTAGCCCGTGGGTGGGGAAAGTGTTGTGTTTCTGGCTGCTCTGACATCCGTGTAAATGACACTGAGAAG GTAGTTGTAGTTGGAGACAAAGTGATCAAAGAAGACGACTGGATTTCACTCAATGGGTCTACAGGTGAAGTGATCTTGGGAAAACAGGCACTTGCTCCACCGGCTCTGAGCGGTGATTTGGAGACCTTCATGTCTTGGGCTGATCAGATAAGGCATCTCAAG GTTATGGCGAATGCTGATACACCTGATGATGCTCTAACAGCAAGAAATAATGGTGCCCAAGGAATTGGACTTTGTAGGACAGAACACATG TTCTTTGCTTCAGATGAGAGGATAAAGGCAGTGAGAAAGATGATAATGGCAGCTACACATCAACAGAGGAAGGCAGCTTTAGACCTCTTATTGCCTTATCAAAGATCTGACTTTGAAGGCATATTCCGTGCAATGGATG GTCTACCTGTGACAATCAGACTGCTGGACCCTCCACTACATGAATTCCTTCCAGAAGGTGACCTAGACCATATTGTTGGTGAATTAACTGCAGAGACAGGCATGACTGAAGATGAAGTTTTCTCAAGGATTGAGAAATTATCAGAAGTAAATCCCATGCTTGGTTTCCGAGGCTGCAG GTTAGGGGTATCATACCCGGAACTAACTGAAATGCAGGCCCGAGCAATCTTTCAGGCTGCTGTCTCTATGAGCAGCCAGGGTGTTAAAGTTTTTCCAGAGATCATGGTTCCCCTTGTTGGAACACCTCAG GAACTAGGACACCAAGCGAGTTTAATACGTAGTGTTGCAAAACGTGTGTTTTCTGAGATGGGGTTGACCTTGAGCTATAAGGTGGGAACCATGATTGAGATTCCTAGGGCTGCTCTGGTTGCAGATGAG ATTGCGAAGGAAGCAGAATTCTTCTCCTTTGGGACTAATGACCTCACACAAATGACCTTTGGGTACAGTAGAGATGATGTTGGCAAGTTTCTCCCAATATACCTATCCGAAGGCATTATCCAACATGATCCATTTGAG GTACTTGATCAAAAAGGTGTAGGCCAACTCATCAAGATGGCCACAGAAAGAGGCCGTGCAGCTAGGCCTAGCTTGAAG GTTGGAATATGCGGGGAGCATGGTGGGGAGCCTTCCTCTGTTGCATTTTTTGCCGAGGCTGGATTAGACTATGTTTCTTGTTCTCCCTTCAG GGTTCCTATTGCTAGGCTAGCAGCAGCTCAAGTTGCTGCATAA